GCCTTGtgtatattttttcatgtattgTGAATATTTGTGTAAATAAATATTCTATTAAActgttttttattaaatttgattGAATATTTCTTTGTgttttaaatcatttaataaaatttattttgtttttgttttgcgTGTTTTATTTTTAGTTTCGTTGTTTTGTAGATACTTTTGTTGTTTTGATATAGGTGAGTTTGGGGGGAAAAACATAGGTAAAGCTTTTAAGATACTTGGCTATTTGACATAACCAGAAGACCATCACCTCTACTTGGTTGGATTTAACAAAATTCCCTCCAGAAAATTATCATTacatcaataaatattttcaaaggtAATCCTTCTTCCTCTTAGATGAGCAATTTATAACCATGTAAGAGAGCGATTCGCATACATTCACAAGATCGACCACTTCACCAAGTACCACTACATGACAACAGCAAAGCAATAACAGTCTTGAATACATGCTGTTTGAATCCGGTAAATGGCATCTAAGTCACCGTAACCATATCGGCTTTCCAGAGAAGACACCAAAATGACATCCCGGTTCAAGAAATACAAGCAGACAGCTGATTCATATCCTCAGCTGTGCTCAGATCCACTAAAGCATTTCAAGTTTCACACGACGTAGGATGTATACATTTCAGGAAGTTGAAGCAAGCAAAATTTGATGTCAAATCACGTATCATAACTCCACAAGAGCAAGCTTCGTGTACCTTCGGAATCAGACCTTAACTTTCAAAAGGAATTTTAAGCACCAGCACACCTCATCCTGAGGTGGGGCTGCGTTGGGAGAGATATCTCAGTGCAACATAGTGGAAACTTGGTGTCGTGTCTTGtctctacttcgttaaaatGATAAAACCACGCGCTCAGCCTGCAAGGCATTAATTAAGAACAATTTTGGTGGCAATTCAAGTATAAGTCCAATACAAACTATCTGCTGGATAAGCTAAATAATTCAAGAAATTAAGGTCCGAAATGAAAAATGACAAAATAACTGAACCTCATATTAAGAATTTCACTTTGAAATGGCTTTGATCCGTTGGCATGCATAGGAAATCAATCTATTTCTCTTCGTCTATGCCACACTGATAGGTATGGTGTGGTATGGATTCACAGTGCACTACGGCACATACACCTTGGTGGATTTGATTTTTCTCGCCCCCCTTGAAAACATTCTGCCAATCAAAAAGCCCAAAATTCACTTGCTAGTAAAAGTGGAAGAAATTCCACGAATCAAATTATCGCCATTCATAGATCTCTTCGGGAATATCAAGAGAATTCACCGAAAGGGATGGATTCAGTATACTGTTATCAATCCAACTCTTTCCAGGAGTCTTTTTCACCCCTCTTTTCTGCATTCGGTTCAAAATTTTTTGAGAATCTTTCCACCGACCCACTGCCTTATAAATGTTAGCCAGTAGTACATAACTTAAGTGAAAATCAGGTTTCAGTTCAATCATTTTCTCAGCAATCCGTTCCGCAACAGTTGGATCAGTAGAGGTAGCACAAGCGCCAAGCAGAGAAGCCCAAAGGGATGAGTCATTTCTGAATTCcgaattcataatcaattcttCAGCTTCTTCTATCTTTCCACAACGACCTAAAAGATCAACCATGCAGCTATAATGTTCGATTCCAGCTTTGATCCCATAGTTGTCAGACATTGAGATGAAATAATTATGCCCTTCGTCAACCAAACCGCTATGGCTGCAAGCAAATAGAACTCCAATAAAACTTATGTAGTCCGGTTTAATTCTTTTTTTAATCATCTGATCAAATAGTTTAACAGCTTCTCCACCTCTCCCATTCTGAGCAAATCCACTGATCATCGCGTTCCAAGTAATCAGATTTTTAACAGACATGTCCAAGAAAATTCTGTGAGCAAAATCCACGCAGCCACATTTAGCATATAGATCAACCAAAGCCGATTCCACCACCACATCTCTCCAGCCACCCCTCTTCAAATATTGTCCATGCACCTCCTTTCCAAGCTTCTCAGCAGCCAAACCAGAACAGGCACGTAGAACCGTACCGAAACTGTAAAGATCAATTTCCATATTCCGGAACAAGTCAATAACCCTTTCAAAGTCGCCCTTCCGACAGTATCCCCCAAGCAATGCGCACCATGAAATTGAGTTCTTACTGTCCATTCTATCAAAAACGTGCTGTGAGTCTTCCACCAACCCACATTTTGCATACATATCTACTAAACTACTATCAACAAAAACATTCACACTAAACCCACCAGTGATAACTTGTGCATGCACTTCTTTTCCTTGCTTCAGTCTTTCTAAATTCCCCAAAGCGGTCAAAGCACTCCCGAAAGTAAACCAATCTGGAAGAAACCCATATTTCCTAGACATCAAACAGAACATTCCCAATGCCTCCCTGTACAAATTGCTCCGGGTGAACGCAGAAATCACAGAGGTACAACAAATGGCATCTGGTTCAACCATTCCATCGAACAGCTTGTGACAATCCCCTGGCTCAAAACTCCTCCCGTACATATCAATCAAAGCACCAACAATAACACTATTAAACTCAAGCCCACATTTCATCACCAACCCATGTAAGCATTTCCCCAATTTCAATTCCCCCAGCTCTGCACAAGCTTTGACCACCGCTGATAAAGTGAAAGCATTCGGGTCAATGCCATAATCCAGCATATCAAGATACAAATTAATGGAATCACGGGGTTTTCCTGCACGAATGTACCCTGATATCATCGAGCTCCAAGAAACGACATCCTTGTAGTATAACCCATCAAAGAGTTTTCGAGTATCGTTAAAATCTGAACCAAGTTTGAAATACAGGGCTAAAAGAATGTTACCAACATAACGATCAGTTTGAAGGCCGGACTTTATGATGTGGCAGTGGAGCTGAAGGCCGAGGGTGAAGTTCAAGGATTTGATGGAAGAGTGTACAATTGTGGCATA
This region of Primulina eburnea isolate SZY01 chromosome 14, ASM2296580v1, whole genome shotgun sequence genomic DNA includes:
- the LOC140811594 gene encoding pentatricopeptide repeat-containing protein At1g03540-like gives rise to the protein MNLFFKRHFTQNHASPQSTPSQIIQFCKAGLISDAITLLNSLTNHKKIVSKQILYATIVHSSIKSLNFTLGLQLHCHIIKSGLQTDRYVGNILLALYFKLGSDFNDTRKLFDGLYYKDVVSWSSMISGYIRAGKPRDSINLYLDMLDYGIDPNAFTLSAVVKACAELGELKLGKCLHGLVMKCGLEFNSVIVGALIDMYGRSFEPGDCHKLFDGMVEPDAICCTSVISAFTRSNLYREALGMFCLMSRKYGFLPDWFTFGSALTALGNLERLKQGKEVHAQVITGGFSVNVFVDSSLVDMYAKCGLVEDSQHVFDRMDSKNSISWCALLGGYCRKGDFERVIDLFRNMEIDLYSFGTVLRACSGLAAEKLGKEVHGQYLKRGGWRDVVVESALVDLYAKCGCVDFAHRIFLDMSVKNLITWNAMISGFAQNGRGGEAVKLFDQMIKKRIKPDYISFIGVLFACSHSGLVDEGHNYFISMSDNYGIKAGIEHYSCMVDLLGRCGKIEEAEELIMNSEFRNDSSLWASLLGACATSTDPTVAERIAEKMIELKPDFHLSYVLLANIYKAVGRWKDSQKILNRMQKRGVKKTPGKSWIDNSILNPSLSVNSLDIPEEIYEWR